The following coding sequences are from one Saccopteryx bilineata isolate mSacBil1 chromosome 3, mSacBil1_pri_phased_curated, whole genome shotgun sequence window:
- the LOC136329725 gene encoding gasdermin-C-like gives MPSMFERATKELVKEIGDEELRPVKCLLSATKIRRFTLVQRKKSRSLFWELPDIPLDISLLHILEPSSPVPDAAVKAPVLFSDTVVKKQQAGGSVNAGADVSFSGEATQCQGSSFEYQIVSTPYETWTELQKRKLRDPEPSFLGQCRRVEMNLYVVTETVELLNSPELKDLSSGSILGRFCIPLNVFFKGEGQGEGRKVREKKLTVPQGSVVAYKRKQLLLQGKRWGLDHIAEDEKQTTFSDDNDPILLQSCPSRAPRHSAEKAWDHSLLGILRIPGRDIMKMSLPVVIDILFLFPEDFGKFLSTPSPCTGQQSEECLSPSFQNLSFHPRERTPEPVCLDFQHLQEEIFKTMEGAQLSKNAQDTVFSNIRAMLGDREALQGLMDMLEQEPLGHLSGPGGTILNELRKDSRYHCVSSKELILYLLEAIMVLSDIQHGLLAYSVEKEILSQQRDLVRSILEPNFLCSGSVPFTLNPELLAPLQEDSLSITYGLLAECGLKMELNSPMSAWELEAKEPLCALYGALCILQHLAEASAPPGGQDWEFVL, from the exons ATGCCTTCCATGTTTGAGAGAGCTACCAAGGAGTTGGTCAAAGAGATTGGAGACGAAGAACTCAGGCCTGTCAAATGCTTGCTGAGTGCCACCAAAATACGTCGCTTTACTCTAGTACAGAGGAAGAAGTCTCGCTCACTGTTCTGGGAACTTCCTGACATTCCACTTGACATCTCCCTCTTGCACATCCTCGAACCAAGTTCTCCGGTCCCAG ATGCTGCTGTGAAAGCTCCCGTCCTCTTCAGTGACACTGTGGTCAAGAAGCAGCAGGCGGGTGGCAGTGTGAATGCTGGGGCAGATGTGAGCTTCTCGGGGGAGGCCACTCAGTGCCAAGGGTCCTCCTTTGAGTATCAGATTGTCAGCACCCCATATGAAACGTGGACAGAACTTCAGAAGAG gaaACTGAGGGACCCAGAGCCATCATTTCTGGGGCAGTGCCGAAGAGTAGAGATGAACCTGTATGTGGTGACGGAGACCGTGGAACTGCTCAACAGTCCTGAGCTGAAGGATCTCAGCAGTGGGAGTATCCTGGGGAGATTCTGCATTCCCCTGAATGTTTTTTTCAAG GgtgaaggacagggagagggtcgcaaagtgagagagaagaagcTGACGGTGCCGCAGGGCTCGGTGGTGGCCTACAAGAGGAAGCAGCTGCTGCTGCAGGGGAAGCGCTGGG GCCTTGATCACATTGCAGAGGATGAAAAGCAGACAACCTTTTCAGATG aCAATGATCCAATACTCCTCCAAA GCTGTCCCAGTAGGGCGCCAAGGCACTCAGCAG AAAAAGCGTGGGACCACAGTTTGTTAG GCATTCTTCGCATTCCTGGAAGAGATATAATGAAAATGTCTTTACCAG TTGTAATcgatattctttttctctttccagagGATTTTGGGAAGTTCTTGAGCACACCATCTCCCTGTACAG gGCAACAGTCAGAGGAATGTCTCTCTCCAA GTTTCCAAAATCTCTCCTTCCACCCAAGAG aGAGAACACCGGAGCCTGTCTGTCTAG ACTTCCAGCACCTACAAGAGGAGATTTTCAAGACAATGGAAGGGGCTCAGCTCTCAAAGAACGCTCAAGACACTGTGTTCTCCAACATTCGGGCCATGCTTGGGGACCGAGAGGCTCTTCAGGGCCTCATGGACATG CTTGAACAGGAACCTTTGGGTCATTTGAGTGGCCCTGGTGGCACCATCCTAAATGAACTGCGAAAGGACTCAAGATATCACTGTGTTTCCTCAAAGGAACTCATTCTTTACCTGCTTGAAGCCATAATGG TGCTGAGTGACATCCAACATGGTCTGCTGGCCTATTCCGTGGAGAAGGAGATCCTCTCCCAGCAGCGGGACCTG GTGCGGAGCATCCTGGAGCCCAACTTCCTTTGCTCTGGGAGCGTCCCCTTCACCCTCAACCCCGAGCTCCTGGCCCCGCTCCAGGAGGATAGTTTGTCCATAACCTATGGCCTGCTGGCCGAGTGTGGCCTGAAGATGGAGCTGAACAGCCCCATGTCAGCCTGGGAGCTGGAAGCCAAGGAGCCCCTGTGCGCCCTGTATGGGGCCCTCTGCATTCTGCAGCATCTGGCTGAGGCctcagcgccccctggtgggcaggacTGGGAGTTTGTCCTGTGA